One bacterium DNA window includes the following coding sequences:
- a CDS encoding NAD(P)/FAD-dependent oxidoreductase: protein MNKADVIIVGGGAAGLFCAITAAKRGKKAIVLEHNERIGKKILISGGGRCNFTNTGATPKNYLSQNPSFCISALSRFTPANFLELIHKHHIDYFEKKDGQLFCQTSSKLIVEMLENECHDAGVTVMTGIEINTITKPDSFFIKTKNEYFKADKIVIACGGLSLKKLGATPFGYIVAKDFGHTLIPSRAGLVPLTWNQSDFKKYTALAGISTPVRGTVNKQSFEESLLFTHKGLSGPALLQISSYWNEGDTVEIDFLPQEKWDTLITQARTAHARQTVKNWLKSFFPERLAEVFNNELALSKNLADLNKADMEKLQNFLTRFPFKPMGTEGYTTAEVTLGGVDTTELSSKTMESLKTSGLYFIGEVVDVTGWLGGYNFQWAWASGFAAGNAV, encoded by the coding sequence ATGAATAAGGCCGATGTCATTATTGTGGGAGGCGGGGCAGCAGGTCTTTTTTGCGCCATCACAGCAGCCAAAAGAGGTAAAAAAGCAATTGTATTGGAACACAACGAGCGCATCGGGAAGAAAATCCTTATCTCGGGTGGTGGACGTTGTAATTTTACCAATACCGGCGCCACACCCAAAAACTATCTCTCGCAAAATCCTTCATTTTGCATCTCGGCCCTCTCCCGCTTTACACCGGCAAATTTTTTGGAACTCATTCACAAACATCACATTGACTACTTTGAAAAAAAAGACGGTCAATTATTTTGCCAAACATCCTCTAAACTCATTGTGGAAATGCTAGAAAACGAATGCCACGATGCGGGAGTTACTGTTATGACGGGGATAGAGATAAATACCATTACCAAACCAGATTCGTTTTTTATTAAAACCAAAAACGAATATTTTAAAGCAGACAAAATAGTGATTGCCTGCGGGGGTCTTTCACTTAAAAAACTGGGAGCCACCCCTTTTGGTTATATAGTAGCTAAAGACTTTGGTCACACACTTATCCCTTCTCGCGCAGGCCTGGTACCGCTCACCTGGAATCAAAGCGACTTTAAAAAATATACGGCACTTGCCGGTATTAGCACTCCGGTGCGGGGCACTGTAAATAAACAAAGTTTTGAGGAAAGCCTGTTGTTTACCCACAAAGGTTTAAGCGGCCCTGCACTTTTGCAAATTAGCTCGTACTGGAATGAGGGTGATACCGTAGAAATTGATTTTTTACCGCAAGAAAAATGGGATACTCTCATCACACAAGCTCGCACTGCTCATGCGCGACAAACCGTTAAAAATTGGCTCAAATCTTTTTTTCCAGAACGCCTGGCCGAAGTTTTTAATAATGAATTAGCTCTTTCTAAAAACTTGGCCGATTTAAATAAAGCAGACATGGAAAAACTTCAAAATTTTTTGACACGCTTTCCCTTTAAACCCATGGGAACCGAGGGTTACACCACAGCCGAAGTAACATTAGGTGGTGTAGACACTACCGAACTTTCGTCTAAAACAATGGAATCGCTTAAAACATCGGGGCTTTATTTTATTGGTGAAGTTGTGGATGTAACAGGCTGGTTGGGTGGTTATAATTTTCAATGGGCTTGGGCGTCTGGTTTTGCCGCAGGAAATGCTGTTTAA
- a CDS encoding VOC family protein, with the protein MSIHHLAIQTSNNLETLKDFYQNVLELPLFQIQKAPDDKVRAYWFELNPGVLMLEINPDMPKVARGRHIVIFNTTPEERKDLEEKLQKKNVVITNRTDFTFYFKDPDGNTLGFSHYPHK; encoded by the coding sequence ATGAGCATTCATCATTTGGCCATACAAACAAGTAACAATTTAGAAACACTTAAAGATTTCTATCAAAACGTTTTAGAACTCCCCTTGTTTCAAATTCAAAAAGCACCCGACGATAAAGTACGTGCCTATTGGTTTGAATTAAATCCCGGCGTTCTCATGCTAGAAATAAACCCCGATATGCCTAAAGTGGCTAGAGGTCGCCATATTGTTATTTTTAATACCACACCCGAAGAACGCAAAGATCTGGAAGAAAAACTACAGAAAAAGAACGTTGTTATTACTAACCGTACCGATTTTACTTTTTATTTTAAAGATCCCGACGGCAACACCCTGGGCTTTTCACATTACCCTCACAAATGA
- a CDS encoding transglycosylase SLT domain-containing protein: MKAFVFLLLLLSPFVQAQTPLSAPAPEATTATIPLSHLFIFTNADEANRFLIFTAQKKYPEAMALLGTIKPKLTSPIAQSTLSILLGITAISNHDLPGAEIFFKEALRINPQLSEIAGLMLARTLKLQNRWDEAYKALPAATDLKRKLDNDLFWEKIEILIGLKDATTLATLAVHEKENAKDDDELLKITYYKGLYHLNTNHQKTAFDLWKGLLLKKPASPFEENIFLAVIKSGTPIDEFLNDDEWLLRAKTLVDNGMAYLALPIYARLAPKRPSLDLAYAETAFKSREYVKAAQLYQQLWDHPKPGQNRSEILNKLTSSYGRSDQFDQAIKYNKLRFKMDDKDDSPDAAPGKLAFLFFDKGDYKKAMTAYESLLKKAGGKNFESYLWKHFWCAYLTNDLKKAQSDIVQLEKMAGDKDEKQKVQYWTARVLEQTQKKNEANQIYRHLAQTYPNDYYGILSQKILDAGFNHSLFQITSPSGNIYSPFNRLNFNIQILLNTQDSIVNAILYSQLGLLSYAREESERSTLLNEQAGIDNTPYYLLTQNYSKMHAVGATLVKVNNEPFGNKAWKFSYPRAFQLWVMLEGKERDVHPFLIWALMRQESGFRPGIVSPADAIGLMQIIPQTGRELAKELSDFDFHHDDLKDAYTNIRYGTQYIHDRLTEFKNMPYAIASYNAGPNAVNRWKRWGDKLAHDEFIELIPYTETNNYVKKVLRNYWIYKRLYGK; the protein is encoded by the coding sequence ATGAAAGCCTTTGTTTTTCTTTTGCTACTCCTCTCGCCATTTGTGCAAGCTCAAACGCCCCTTTCTGCTCCTGCTCCAGAGGCAACTACGGCCACAATCCCTCTTTCGCATCTTTTTATTTTTACAAATGCCGACGAAGCAAATCGGTTTTTAATTTTTACCGCTCAAAAAAAATATCCCGAAGCTATGGCTCTTTTAGGGACTATCAAACCTAAACTGACTTCTCCCATAGCTCAAAGCACGCTTTCTATTTTATTGGGTATAACCGCAATCAGCAATCATGATCTCCCGGGTGCTGAAATCTTTTTTAAAGAAGCCCTGCGCATAAACCCTCAGCTATCCGAAATTGCCGGCCTTATGCTTGCACGTACATTAAAACTGCAAAATCGTTGGGACGAAGCCTATAAAGCACTCCCCGCCGCAACCGATTTAAAACGTAAACTAGACAACGATTTATTTTGGGAAAAAATTGAAATTTTAATTGGGTTAAAAGATGCCACTACACTTGCTACTCTGGCTGTTCACGAAAAAGAAAACGCTAAAGATGATGATGAGCTTTTAAAAATCACCTATTACAAAGGACTTTACCATTTAAATACCAATCATCAGAAAACCGCATTTGATCTTTGGAAAGGTTTACTCCTTAAAAAACCTGCAAGCCCATTTGAAGAAAATATTTTTCTGGCAGTTATTAAAAGCGGAACCCCTATAGATGAATTTTTAAACGATGACGAATGGCTATTACGAGCTAAAACATTGGTTGATAATGGAATGGCTTATTTAGCCTTACCCATTTATGCCCGCCTAGCACCCAAACGACCATCACTCGATTTAGCTTACGCCGAAACAGCTTTTAAAAGCCGTGAATATGTGAAGGCCGCCCAATTGTATCAGCAATTATGGGATCATCCTAAACCCGGGCAAAATCGCTCCGAAATTTTAAACAAACTCACTTCCAGCTATGGCCGATCCGATCAATTTGACCAGGCCATTAAATATAACAAACTCCGTTTTAAAATGGATGATAAGGATGACTCGCCCGATGCGGCCCCCGGCAAACTTGCTTTTCTGTTTTTTGACAAAGGTGATTATAAAAAAGCCATGACAGCCTATGAATCTCTCCTTAAAAAGGCTGGCGGCAAAAATTTTGAAAGTTACTTATGGAAACATTTTTGGTGCGCTTACTTAACAAACGATCTTAAAAAAGCACAAAGTGATATTGTACAGCTTGAAAAAATGGCAGGTGATAAAGACGAAAAGCAAAAAGTACAATACTGGACAGCACGCGTTTTGGAACAAACTCAAAAAAAGAACGAGGCCAATCAAATTTACCGTCATTTAGCACAAACATACCCTAACGATTACTACGGTATCCTGTCACAAAAAATATTGGATGCCGGTTTTAATCATTCTCTGTTTCAAATCACATCACCATCGGGCAACATTTACTCGCCTTTTAACCGTCTTAATTTTAACATCCAAATTTTACTGAACACCCAAGATAGCATTGTAAACGCCATTTTGTATTCGCAATTAGGCTTATTATCCTATGCCCGTGAAGAAAGCGAACGCTCTACCCTACTTAACGAACAAGCAGGAATAGACAACACACCCTATTATTTACTCACACAAAATTATTCCAAAATGCATGCCGTAGGCGCCACACTGGTGAAAGTAAACAACGAACCGTTTGGAAATAAAGCCTGGAAATTTTCCTACCCACGCGCCTTTCAGCTTTGGGTGATGCTGGAAGGAAAAGAACGCGATGTACATCCCTTCTTAATTTGGGCTCTCATGCGTCAAGAATCGGGCTTTAGGCCTGGCATTGTCTCGCCGGCCGATGCTATTGGGCTCATGCAAATTATTCCACAAACAGGTCGCGAATTGGCAAAGGAGCTATCCGATTTTGATTTTCATCATGACGATTTAAAGGATGCCTATACCAATATACGCTATGGAACCCAGTATATTCATGACCGTTTAACAGAATTTAAAAACATGCCTTATGCCATTGCCAGCTACAACGCCGGCCCTAATGCCGTAAACCGCTGGAAGCGCTGGGGCGACAAACTGGCACATGATGAATTTATTGAACTTATTCCATATACCGAAACCAATAATTATGTAAAAAAAGTGTTGAGGAATTATTGGATTTATAAAAGACTCTACGGCAAATGA
- a CDS encoding CopD family protein, with amino-acid sequence MYLWIKAFHLIFMVAWFAGLFYIFRLFVYHVKYKDDSKLAAVYQVMEHKLLCYIMHPAMLLTVFFGGWLVYLNPQFLQQHWLRYKLVGVASLVAYQIFCHIVHVKFERKKFFLSEKACRIINEVPTLFLIMIILLVVLKP; translated from the coding sequence ATGTATCTTTGGATAAAAGCCTTTCATCTTATTTTTATGGTGGCCTGGTTTGCTGGGCTTTTTTATATTTTTAGACTTTTTGTGTATCACGTTAAATATAAAGACGATTCCAAATTAGCGGCTGTTTATCAAGTTATGGAGCATAAGCTCCTATGTTATATTATGCATCCGGCAATGTTGCTTACTGTTTTTTTTGGAGGCTGGCTTGTGTATTTAAACCCGCAGTTCTTACAGCAACATTGGCTAAGGTATAAACTAGTGGGGGTGGCAAGTCTTGTTGCCTATCAAATATTTTGTCATATTGTTCATGTAAAATTTGAGCGTAAAAAATTTTTTCTGTCCGAAAAGGCATGCCGTATTATTAATGAAGTGCCCACTTTATTTTTAATTATGATTATTTTACTGGTGGTGCTTAAGCCATGA
- a CDS encoding CbiX/SirB N-terminal domain-containing protein, with protein sequence MKALLLIAHGSPRTQANDDFIKLALSVQKLTPQFCVEACFLDSAVPSIPTALKKLIDQKITEIKVLPYFLVEGKHITTDIPQILEREKENYPHLKIDLLKHFGSMETIPQLIASLIHS encoded by the coding sequence ATGAAAGCCCTTCTCCTTATAGCGCACGGTTCGCCTCGCACTCAGGCCAATGACGATTTTATCAAGCTTGCTTTATCGGTTCAAAAGTTAACACCGCAATTTTGTGTAGAAGCCTGTTTTTTAGATTCGGCGGTTCCTTCCATTCCCACCGCTCTTAAAAAGCTGATAGATCAAAAAATTACTGAAATAAAAGTGCTCCCCTACTTTTTAGTAGAAGGAAAACATATTACCACCGATATCCCCCAAATTTTAGAGCGCGAAAAAGAAAATTATCCCCATTTAAAAATAGACCTACTTAAACATTTTGGCAGCATGGAAACCATCCCGCAATTAATTGCAAGCCTAATCCATTCCTAA
- the mazG gene encoding nucleoside triphosphate pyrophosphohydrolase — protein sequence MSQAFDELLAVMHKLRSPGGCPWDAKQTHKSILPYLIEECYEVVDAIERNDSADLKEELGDLLLQVVFHAEMASENGNFTIEDVALGISQKLIRRHPHVYGNTVVNNAGEVVKNWDAIKNEEKKHQKQESVLDSVPRAFPALMEAQKISKKAAKTGFDWKKPEDVFKKINEETAEVKKAIKRKNKKNIEEEVGDLLFCLVNLARKLKVDPEMALRKTNAKFRKRFLKMEKAASKKGKKLESFSLKDLDNLWEKAKK from the coding sequence ATGTCTCAAGCATTTGACGAACTTTTAGCTGTTATGCACAAATTGCGCTCTCCGGGCGGTTGTCCGTGGGATGCCAAACAAACCCACAAGTCTATTTTGCCCTACCTCATTGAAGAATGTTACGAAGTGGTAGATGCCATTGAAAGAAATGACTCAGCAGATTTAAAAGAAGAACTGGGCGACTTACTCCTGCAGGTTGTATTTCATGCCGAAATGGCCTCAGAAAATGGCAACTTTACCATTGAAGATGTAGCACTGGGTATTTCTCAAAAACTTATCCGCCGCCACCCACATGTTTATGGCAATACCGTTGTTAATAACGCCGGTGAAGTTGTTAAAAACTGGGATGCCATCAAAAACGAAGAAAAAAAGCATCAAAAACAAGAGTCTGTATTAGATAGCGTACCACGAGCTTTTCCAGCCCTCATGGAAGCCCAAAAAATCTCTAAAAAAGCAGCCAAAACAGGGTTTGACTGGAAAAAGCCAGAAGATGTTTTTAAAAAAATAAACGAAGAAACAGCAGAAGTTAAAAAAGCTATTAAAAGAAAAAACAAAAAAAATATTGAAGAAGAAGTAGGCGACCTTTTGTTTTGCCTGGTAAATCTGGCTCGCAAGTTAAAAGTAGATCCCGAAATGGCCCTGCGTAAAACAAACGCTAAATTTAGAAAACGTTTTTTAAAAATGGAAAAAGCCGCTTCTAAAAAAGGTAAAAAACTTGAAAGTTTTTCGTTAAAAGATTTAGATAATTTGTGGGAGAAAGCTAAAAAATGA
- the hemH gene encoding ferrochelatase codes for MKGILLINLGTPDAPTTPAVKKYLREFLMDPQVIDINPIGRWLLVNGIIAPFRSPKSAAQYQSIWTNEGSPLVVHSQKLAQKVQTYLGDTFAVSLGMRYGNPSIENALNELLQKKITSLTVLPLYPQYALSSTQSSLDEVNRLIKKLKVTIPVNFKEAFFHHPLFIKAFSEVGGPYFLSTKPDHVIFSFHGLPERHLKKLEPKNEAYCLTRDNCCDLPGVRLKTCYRAQSVATAKMLAVSLGLKPEQYTICFQSRLGRTPWIKPYTDVVIQELAKRGVKKLLVFSPSFVADCLETLEEMSIRNRELFLQHGGEDLVLVPSLNDHPRWVECVGQMVS; via the coding sequence ATGAAAGGAATTCTTCTTATAAACTTAGGCACACCCGATGCGCCTACCACGCCTGCTGTTAAAAAATATCTGCGTGAGTTTTTAATGGATCCGCAGGTGATTGATATAAATCCCATTGGCCGTTGGCTGTTGGTTAACGGTATTATTGCGCCATTCCGCTCGCCTAAAAGTGCGGCACAATATCAGTCGATTTGGACGAATGAAGGTTCACCTCTTGTGGTTCATTCTCAAAAATTGGCTCAAAAAGTTCAAACTTACCTGGGCGATACTTTTGCTGTTAGTTTAGGTATGCGTTATGGCAATCCCTCTATTGAAAACGCTTTAAACGAACTTTTACAAAAAAAGATTACAAGTCTTACAGTATTGCCGCTATATCCCCAATATGCTCTTTCTTCCACACAAAGTTCACTGGATGAAGTAAATCGTCTTATAAAAAAGCTGAAGGTCACGATCCCGGTTAATTTTAAGGAGGCCTTTTTCCATCATCCTCTTTTTATCAAGGCGTTTAGTGAAGTGGGCGGCCCCTATTTTCTATCTACAAAGCCCGATCATGTTATTTTTAGTTTTCATGGTTTGCCCGAGAGACATTTAAAAAAGCTAGAGCCTAAAAACGAGGCGTATTGTTTAACACGCGATAACTGCTGTGATTTGCCCGGCGTGCGTCTTAAAACCTGTTACCGCGCGCAAAGTGTGGCAACAGCTAAAATGCTAGCTGTTTCACTGGGGCTTAAGCCCGAACAATATACCATTTGTTTTCAGTCGCGTTTGGGGCGCACCCCCTGGATTAAGCCTTATACCGATGTGGTTATTCAAGAGCTGGCCAAAAGGGGTGTTAAAAAATTACTGGTATTTTCACCCTCGTTTGTTGCCGATTGTTTAGAAACGTTAGAAGAAATGTCTATTCGTAATCGGGAACTATTTTTACAGCATGGGGGAGAGGATTTGGTGCTTGTGCCTTCGCTAAACGATCATCCGCGTTGGGTAGAATGCGTGGGGCAGATGGTATCTTAA
- the hemE gene encoding uroporphyrinogen decarboxylase, giving the protein MKKAHTTFVSFESRMALAVTRDMEKRGVTIISAPTLKEVPLTHNKAVFDFYTNLCKGEFDITILLTGVATRTLVETLETKFDHNSIIETLKTKTKIVVRGPKPTAVCKRWDIPIYLTAPEPNTWRDVIHILKNNNAINNKKIALLEYGESNQELIDELTKNGATVTPVKAYAWDLPDDLTPLKNAITSIAAGDVDVALFTSASQVVHLLKVAKDMGLEMPLRKAFYNIAIGSIGPVASETLAKNQLFADFEVFPNKLNTLLEKAVADGPALALEKQSRQAKRYARAELASSVAGPEESLLMNALHLKTTPTIPVWLMRQAGRYMAEYQGIRSGLNFKDFCKNTDKTITATLDAADRLGVDAAIIFSDILLILEPMGLELDYLESKGPVIANPIRDQMDVDRLKTVNTKTSMPWLLESIRDTKKALKPYIPLLGFCGAPFTMASYMIEGGSSKQFIKTKKLMHNSPKLWHQLMEFLVINHIGYLKAQIEAGADAVQIFDSWAGQLTPEDYREYVLPHSRELIASLPPATPVIHFGSFTQAMLSDVVKAGGTCISLDWRINLAEALKIIPQSFSIQGNLDPVLLFSKPEVFLKETARILQTVQGRPGFIFNLGHGILPETPVDHVMALVDYVHQWGKQ; this is encoded by the coding sequence TTGAAAAAGGCCCACACAACATTTGTTTCGTTTGAATCCCGCATGGCCCTAGCCGTCACGCGCGACATGGAAAAACGGGGAGTTACTATTATATCGGCCCCAACCCTAAAAGAAGTGCCACTTACCCATAACAAGGCCGTTTTTGATTTTTACACAAATCTTTGTAAGGGAGAATTTGACATCACCATTCTCCTCACCGGAGTTGCCACCCGAACCTTGGTGGAAACGCTAGAAACCAAATTTGATCACAATTCCATTATTGAAACGCTAAAAACAAAAACAAAAATTGTGGTACGCGGCCCTAAACCCACCGCCGTTTGTAAACGCTGGGATATCCCTATTTATTTAACAGCTCCCGAACCCAACACCTGGCGCGACGTTATTCATATTCTTAAAAACAACAACGCCATCAATAATAAAAAAATCGCACTTTTGGAATATGGAGAAAGTAATCAGGAACTCATAGATGAGCTCACAAAAAACGGAGCCACTGTCACTCCCGTTAAAGCCTATGCCTGGGATTTGCCCGACGATTTAACCCCACTAAAAAATGCCATCACCTCTATAGCTGCCGGCGATGTGGATGTAGCGCTCTTTACCAGCGCGTCACAGGTGGTTCATCTTTTAAAAGTAGCCAAAGACATGGGGCTAGAAATGCCGCTACGCAAAGCTTTTTACAATATTGCCATTGGTTCCATTGGTCCAGTAGCGAGCGAAACGCTTGCTAAAAACCAACTTTTTGCCGATTTTGAAGTGTTTCCCAACAAGCTCAATACACTTTTAGAAAAAGCCGTGGCCGATGGCCCTGCACTCGCTCTTGAAAAGCAAAGCCGTCAGGCTAAACGTTATGCACGCGCAGAACTAGCTTCTTCGGTAGCGGGGCCTGAAGAATCATTGCTGATGAATGCCCTTCACTTAAAAACCACACCCACTATTCCCGTATGGCTCATGCGCCAGGCTGGCCGCTACATGGCCGAATACCAGGGCATCCGCAGCGGGCTTAATTTTAAAGATTTTTGCAAAAACACCGATAAAACTATTACAGCAACACTCGATGCCGCCGACCGTTTGGGTGTAGATGCCGCCATTATTTTTTCGGATATTTTATTAATTTTGGAACCCATGGGGTTGGAACTTGATTATTTAGAAAGCAAAGGCCCAGTGATTGCCAATCCTATCCGTGATCAGATGGATGTGGACCGCTTAAAAACGGTAAATACCAAAACCAGCATGCCCTGGTTATTAGAGTCTATACGCGATACTAAAAAAGCACTTAAACCCTACATTCCCCTCTTAGGTTTTTGCGGAGCGCCCTTTACCATGGCCTCGTACATGATTGAAGGCGGCTCTTCTAAACAATTTATTAAAACTAAAAAACTGATGCACAATAGTCCCAAGCTGTGGCATCAGTTGATGGAGTTTTTAGTAATCAATCATATTGGATATTTAAAGGCACAAATAGAGGCAGGCGCCGATGCTGTACAAATATTTGATAGCTGGGCCGGCCAATTAACACCGGAAGACTATCGTGAATATGTACTACCTCACTCGCGTGAACTAATTGCCTCGCTTCCTCCTGCAACACCTGTTATTCATTTTGGCTCTTTTACTCAGGCCATGTTGTCCGATGTAGTAAAGGCGGGGGGAACCTGTATTTCGCTTGATTGGCGTATTAATTTAGCCGAAGCTTTAAAAATTATCCCCCAGTCTTTTTCCATCCAAGGTAATTTAGACCCGGTTCTTCTTTTCTCAAAACCTGAGGTTTTCCTTAAAGAAACAGCCCGTATTTTACAAACGGTACAAGGTCGTCCTGGCTTTATTTTTAATTTGGGTCATGGTATTCTGCCCGAAACGCCGGTAGACCATGTGATGGCACTGGTGGATTATGTACACCAGTGGGGGAAACAATGA
- a CDS encoding ABC transporter permease yields the protein MSSLLRIRYMILRYLYVHKRSVSRSLELVFWPVMELLVWGYLVLYIQRVGTGDLPKIIVSVFAAVIFWDLLYRSQQGVSLSFVEDIWTHNIFNLLISPLRLWEWITSTFIYGMMKTLIIVCILSVLALFLYHFHFIDTLGFYIIPFLANLLLFGWALGLFTSGLLLRWGHAVEALIWGIPFLVQPLSAIYYPVSVLPAWLQHVSWLLPSTYVFEGMRSVVATGQMDAVMLAKAFLCNVVYFVLGSFFFTFMYRLSQKSGRLGRLGMD from the coding sequence ATGAGTTCGCTATTGCGTATTCGCTATATGATTTTGCGCTATTTATATGTGCATAAGCGCAGTGTATCGCGTTCGTTGGAGCTTGTGTTTTGGCCTGTTATGGAGCTTTTGGTGTGGGGTTATTTGGTGCTGTATATTCAGCGCGTGGGAACCGGTGATTTGCCTAAAATTATTGTGTCGGTTTTTGCTGCTGTTATTTTTTGGGATTTACTTTACCGCTCGCAGCAAGGGGTGTCGCTTTCGTTTGTGGAAGATATTTGGACACACAATATTTTTAATTTACTAATTTCGCCTTTACGCTTGTGGGAGTGGATTACATCTACGTTTATTTATGGAATGATGAAAACGCTCATTATTGTATGTATTTTGTCGGTGCTGGCTCTTTTTTTGTATCATTTTCATTTTATTGATACTTTGGGTTTTTACATCATTCCATTTTTGGCCAATCTTCTTTTGTTTGGCTGGGCTTTGGGGCTTTTTACTTCCGGTTTACTTTTGCGTTGGGGTCATGCGGTAGAAGCTCTTATTTGGGGGATTCCCTTTTTGGTGCAGCCGCTCTCGGCCATTTATTATCCTGTTTCGGTTTTGCCTGCCTGGTTGCAGCATGTGTCGTGGTTACTGCCCAGCACTTATGTTTTTGAGGGGATGCGCAGCGTTGTGGCTACAGGTCAAATGGATGCAGTGATGCTCGCCAAAGCCTTTTTGTGTAATGTGGTTTATTTTGTGTTGGGTTCTTTCTTTTTTACTTTTATGTACCGTCTTTCGCAAAAATCGGGACGTTTGGGACGCTTAGGAATGGATTAG
- a CDS encoding ABC transporter ATP-binding protein, with product MDFLIQASNLSKKFGKADIALDDLSMVLKKGEVLGLLGPNGAGKTTAMHIFLGILTPTAGQVEVLGMSPFKERHRISQRINFSSAYVSLPSNLKVYESLTIFAGLYGVHKKQQKIDELLSLFEIEYLAKRLNGALSAGEKTRVNLCKCFLNDPEILLLDEPTASLDPDMADKVRQIIKKIQNEKRVSMIYTSHNMAEIDEVCDRIIFINHGRKIAEGTSDEIVKAHGCSTLDEVFIKLVRHS from the coding sequence ATGGATTTTTTGATTCAAGCTTCTAATTTATCCAAAAAATTTGGTAAAGCCGATATTGCTTTAGATGATTTATCGATGGTTTTAAAGAAAGGCGAAGTACTGGGCCTATTGGGCCCTAACGGGGCCGGCAAAACCACGGCTATGCATATTTTTTTGGGTATTCTTACACCCACAGCCGGACAAGTAGAGGTTTTGGGTATGTCTCCTTTTAAGGAGCGGCACCGTATTTCCCAGCGTATCAACTTTTCATCGGCTTATGTAAGCCTTCCTAGCAATTTAAAAGTGTACGAAAGCCTCACTATTTTTGCCGGTTTGTACGGAGTGCATAAGAAACAGCAAAAAATAGATGAGCTCTTATCGCTTTTTGAAATTGAGTATTTGGCCAAAAGGTTAAACGGAGCGCTTTCGGCCGGAGAAAAAACACGCGTTAATTTGTGTAAGTGTTTTTTAAATGATCCCGAAATTCTTTTGTTGGATGAACCTACAGCAAGTCTTGATCCCGATATGGCCGATAAAGTACGTCAAATCATTAAAAAAATTCAAAACGAAAAAAGGGTGTCTATGATTTACACCTCGCACAATATGGCTGAAATAGACGAGGTTTGTGATCGTATAATTTTTATTAATCATGGTCGTAAAATTGCCGAAGGTACTAGTGATGAAATTGTAAAAGCTCACGGTTGTAGTACTTTAGACGAAGTGTTTATTAAGTTAGTGAGGCATTCATGA